A single window of Oceanispirochaeta sp. M1 DNA harbors:
- a CDS encoding DEAD/DEAH box helicase, whose product MTETALQRIYELARTEKKRHPPGDSLSDPGFFVLDADREGRCFIRLTDSRGEDFRGECSSDDPLLESLYRRIGSIRSRQAGLISWKQDPRGLYLDEYPSLPGEIRDAGEILYWKNTASPLIYEQGAGHVRLVLEKIESSYEINLEFQAGTFLSRDPRPLSPLHLRVGDRLFDCSSLGSRYHELTTLAGRIAREEAESFLSLFCSLFPRLEINLDDYSHLDRKMASAEACLSFESLLNDGTLKMSMRYCFNHMPMEFISGYRPSSVIRVDHEHRTLQELELSYPGNHDSMKFITRDLKKMTREMGLSGDFVHEEDDLYLSAALALPFLSSRLGELTGSYRLFGSESLRKLKLKPVQPRLQFSLGEGIDYFEGTGTMILEDESFPIEKALSLFETHNYIPLSDGSKAIVDRSYFSTLKRLLGKYNKKNTAYRVSIFDLPLMEQLIDSRIEGEGMIRSRKLFEGFNSIEESPLSPFKLKGKLRDYQVYGVKWMHYLQNFGLGGCLADDMGLGKTIQALALLSLYYKGDGKKKPSLVVMPRSLLHNWEKEKERFAPHLRSCCYYGSQRDVDQISKHQIVFTTYALVRNDIEVLQNISFSYLILDESQAIKNMNSRIARGVMLLDGEHRLALSGTPVENNLGELYSLFRFLNPSMFGSAAQFKRDYITPIQKNSDPTALRLLRGKISPFLLRRLKQQVAKELPERSEQILYVDMESEQAALYEERRRFYEGVIHEKVKVEGVEKSQFLILQGLLELRQLASVPEAKTEGQVVSAKWNALLQHMEEVISEGHRALVFTNFLSSVEIMQERLTEAGIAHLTMTGSTRNRAELVEEFQSSTENKVFIMTLKTGGVGLNLTGADYVYILDPWWNRSAEQQAIDRTHRIGQTRNVFCYRMISVGTIEEKIMELQERKKELFSSVLGSDSGSDSGSVKKLSPEDINYLLQRGM is encoded by the coding sequence ATGACTGAGACAGCCCTACAGAGAATATATGAACTGGCCCGTACTGAGAAAAAGAGGCATCCCCCTGGGGACTCCTTATCTGATCCCGGCTTCTTTGTGCTTGATGCAGACAGGGAGGGACGCTGCTTTATTCGCCTGACAGATTCCAGGGGAGAGGATTTTCGGGGAGAGTGCTCCAGTGATGATCCGCTGCTGGAATCTCTGTACAGAAGGATTGGAAGCATCCGGAGCAGACAGGCGGGGCTTATTTCCTGGAAGCAAGATCCACGGGGTTTGTATCTGGATGAATACCCCTCTCTTCCCGGGGAGATCCGGGATGCCGGGGAGATCCTCTACTGGAAAAACACGGCCTCACCCCTTATCTATGAACAGGGTGCGGGGCATGTCCGACTTGTTCTTGAGAAGATTGAGAGCTCCTATGAGATCAATCTTGAATTCCAGGCGGGGACTTTTTTAAGCCGTGATCCGCGGCCCCTGAGCCCCCTGCATCTGCGTGTCGGGGACAGACTCTTTGACTGCTCATCCCTGGGAAGCCGTTATCATGAACTTACAACTTTGGCCGGGCGTATCGCCAGGGAGGAGGCGGAATCTTTCCTCTCCCTGTTCTGCTCACTCTTTCCCCGTCTGGAAATAAATCTGGATGATTACAGTCATCTTGACCGAAAAATGGCATCCGCCGAGGCCTGTCTCAGCTTTGAATCCCTTTTGAATGACGGCACACTGAAGATGTCGATGCGTTACTGCTTCAACCATATGCCTATGGAGTTTATCAGCGGCTATCGCCCCTCATCGGTCATCCGGGTGGATCATGAGCACAGAACCCTGCAGGAGCTGGAACTTTCTTATCCGGGGAATCATGATTCCATGAAATTCATAACAAGAGATTTGAAAAAGATGACCCGGGAGATGGGATTATCCGGGGACTTTGTGCATGAGGAGGATGATCTTTACCTCTCTGCCGCCCTGGCCCTCCCCTTTCTAAGCAGCCGGCTGGGAGAATTGACAGGGTCTTACCGTCTGTTCGGCAGCGAATCCCTCCGAAAACTGAAACTGAAGCCGGTACAGCCGCGCCTGCAGTTCTCACTGGGAGAGGGGATCGATTATTTTGAAGGTACGGGAACCATGATCCTTGAAGATGAGAGCTTTCCCATTGAGAAGGCCTTGAGCCTCTTTGAAACCCACAACTACATACCCCTATCAGACGGAAGTAAGGCCATTGTGGACCGCTCCTACTTCAGTACTCTGAAACGGCTTTTGGGGAAGTACAACAAGAAGAATACTGCCTATAGGGTCTCCATATTTGATCTGCCCCTGATGGAACAGCTTATAGACAGCCGGATAGAGGGAGAGGGGATGATCCGGAGCCGCAAGCTCTTTGAGGGCTTCAATTCCATTGAAGAGAGTCCCCTGTCTCCTTTCAAACTTAAGGGAAAGCTGAGGGATTATCAGGTCTATGGGGTCAAATGGATGCACTACCTGCAGAATTTCGGACTGGGAGGCTGTCTTGCCGACGATATGGGGCTGGGAAAGACCATTCAGGCCCTGGCCCTCCTCTCTTTGTACTACAAGGGGGACGGAAAAAAGAAGCCCAGCCTGGTGGTGATGCCCCGATCCCTGCTTCATAACTGGGAGAAAGAGAAGGAGCGCTTTGCCCCCCATCTGAGGAGTTGCTGTTACTACGGGAGCCAGAGGGATGTGGATCAGATAAGCAAACATCAGATTGTATTCACCACCTATGCCCTGGTGCGCAACGACATAGAGGTTCTGCAGAATATATCCTTTTCCTACCTGATCCTGGATGAGTCTCAGGCCATAAAGAACATGAACTCACGCATCGCCCGGGGGGTGATGCTCCTTGACGGAGAGCACAGGCTTGCCCTGAGCGGTACTCCTGTGGAAAACAACCTGGGAGAGCTCTATTCCCTCTTCCGTTTTCTGAATCCCTCCATGTTCGGCAGCGCGGCCCAGTTCAAGCGGGACTATATCACTCCCATACAGAAAAACAGCGATCCCACGGCTCTGAGGCTTCTGAGAGGGAAGATATCTCCCTTTTTACTGAGACGCCTCAAGCAGCAGGTGGCCAAGGAGCTTCCCGAGAGGAGCGAACAGATCCTCTATGTGGATATGGAAAGCGAACAGGCTGCCCTCTATGAAGAGAGACGGCGCTTTTATGAGGGAGTGATCCATGAGAAGGTCAAGGTGGAGGGTGTGGAGAAATCCCAGTTTCTGATTCTCCAGGGTCTTCTGGAACTCAGGCAGCTGGCTTCGGTGCCCGAAGCAAAGACAGAGGGTCAGGTTGTATCGGCCAAATGGAACGCCCTTCTGCAGCATATGGAGGAGGTGATCAGCGAGGGGCACCGGGCCCTTGTGTTTACAAACTTCCTGAGCAGTGTGGAGATTATGCAGGAGAGACTCACAGAGGCGGGTATAGCCCATCTGACCATGACCGGAAGTACCCGGAACCGTGCCGAGCTGGTGGAAGAGTTCCAGTCTTCTACGGAAAACAAGGTCTTTATTATGACCCTGAAGACAGGAGGGGTGGGACTGAACCTGACGGGAGCCGATTATGTATACATACTGGACCCCTGGTGGAACCGGAGCGCCGAGCAGCAGGCCATAGACCGGACTCACAGAATAGGTCAGACACGGAATGTTTTCTGCTACAGAATGATCAGCGTGGGAACCATCGAGGAAAAGATAATGGAACTTCAGGAGAGGAAGAAGGAGCTTTTTTCCTCGGTCCTTGGCTCGGATAGCGGCTCTGACAGCGGCTCGGTCAAAAAGCTGAGTCCCGAAGACATAAACTACCTGCTCCAGAGGGGGATGTGA
- a CDS encoding Wadjet anti-phage system protein JetD domain-containing protein, whose protein sequence is MAQMKWPGIGDLKRELIIKWDKGRYYRLLSDDSDDSGFPLRIRLKIPDSTEILNQFAEVSSWVELCRKEAESSGVQLEWQEINHRQFGRNSLPRALRFQEIDDLAVFIGRDKELKLYRRHSTRLLSSYPELLSWLQRYPMEILKLEDSLSRLLSFLTWVCDHPDPDIYLRQLSLPGVDTKFLEGHKRILSQWLDIILPSSRVNEEYTGIRQFERRYGFRGKPELVRFRILDRNCALAGLQDLSISSSDFSSLNPRGIENIIILENDITALSLPDIKGTMAVFGRGYSFENMKKAHWMRDRKIWYWGDLDSHGFAILSQFRSHYPHSRSILMDEETFLSCRDCWTLESTAQKRELTGLTEAENQLYTRLITAKWGESLRLEQEFIPFNQIMKALHSVGLEGLSRLPV, encoded by the coding sequence ATGGCTCAGATGAAATGGCCGGGGATCGGAGATCTGAAGCGCGAACTGATCATAAAATGGGATAAAGGGCGGTATTACAGGCTCCTTTCGGATGACTCGGATGACAGTGGTTTTCCTCTTCGGATCAGGCTGAAAATCCCTGACAGCACAGAGATTCTGAATCAATTTGCAGAGGTATCCAGCTGGGTGGAGCTCTGCAGAAAGGAGGCCGAGAGCAGCGGAGTTCAATTGGAGTGGCAAGAAATCAACCACCGGCAATTCGGCAGAAACAGCCTCCCTCGGGCTCTCCGGTTCCAGGAGATCGACGACCTGGCCGTATTTATCGGCAGGGATAAGGAACTGAAGCTCTACAGGAGGCATTCCACACGGCTTTTGTCATCATATCCTGAGCTTCTTTCCTGGCTGCAGCGTTATCCCATGGAGATTCTGAAACTGGAAGACAGTCTGAGCAGGCTGCTTTCCTTCCTGACCTGGGTCTGCGATCATCCCGACCCCGATATCTATCTGCGCCAGCTCAGTCTGCCCGGTGTGGATACCAAATTTCTGGAAGGGCACAAGCGAATTCTATCCCAGTGGCTGGATATTATATTACCATCCTCCCGGGTGAATGAGGAATACACGGGAATCAGGCAGTTTGAGAGACGCTACGGCTTCCGGGGAAAACCGGAACTTGTCCGTTTCAGAATTCTTGACAGGAACTGCGCTCTGGCAGGATTGCAGGATCTGAGCATCAGCTCTTCTGATTTTTCCAGTCTGAATCCCCGGGGGATTGAGAATATCATCATCCTGGAAAATGACATCACCGCCCTCAGCCTTCCCGATATAAAGGGAACCATGGCTGTTTTCGGCAGGGGATATTCCTTTGAAAATATGAAAAAGGCTCATTGGATGAGGGACAGAAAGATTTGGTACTGGGGGGACCTGGACAGCCACGGGTTTGCCATTCTCAGTCAGTTCCGGAGCCATTATCCCCACAGCCGATCCATCCTGATGGATGAAGAGACCTTCTTGAGCTGCAGGGACTGCTGGACCCTGGAATCCACAGCTCAGAAACGAGAGTTAACAGGGCTGACCGAAGCCGAGAATCAGCTTTATACCCGTCTTATTACTGCAAAATGGGGAGAATCTCTGAGGTTGGAACAGGAGTTTATTCCCTTCAATCAGATTATGAAGGCCTTACATTCTGTGGGGCTGGAAGGGTTATCGCGTCTCCCTGTCTGA